The genomic window CCAGGGGCGGAGAGCCGGTCGACGGCATTGACCCATCGGGGTGGACCATCGGGCAGGTTCCGACCGACGGTCCGCCCCCACCCACCGCCGGCGGACTGGCGCGTCGGCCGGCGGGCTCTTCTCCGCGGGCCCGCGGTGCCCGGTCCGTCCTGATCGGCACGTGCTCCCCCGAACTGGCCAGCCGGTCTCAGGACTTGGCGGATCTGCTCTCCCCCTGCCCCACGCCGAGAGAGCCCGCCCTCAGCCGGCGAAGCCCGGGACCACCAGGCCGGACTCGTAGGCGATCACCACGGCGTGGGTGCGGTTCTGGGCGCCGAGCTTGGTCAGGACGTTGCCGACGTGCGTCTTGACCGTCTCCAGGCTCACCGTGAGCGAGTCGGCGATCTCCGGGTTGGACCGGCCGGTGGCCATCAGGCGCAGCACCTCCTCCTCGCGTCCGGTCAGTGCCGCGTTCGGCAGGGCGGCGGCGGAGCCGAGGGGGCGGGCGGCGACCATGCGGCGCAGGGCGGCGGGGAAGAGGATCGCCTCGCCCGCGGCGACCACCCGGACCGCCTCCGCGATCTCCCGGACCGGGCGCCGCTTGAGCACGAAGCCGCTGGCACCGGCGCTGAGCGCAGCGGTGACGTAGCCGTCGTTCTCGAAGGTGGTGATCACCACGATCTTCGGCGGGTCGGGCAGGTCGTCGGAGGTCAGCAGCTGCCGGGTGGCTTCCAGGCCGTTGAGCCGCGGCATCCGCACGTCCATCAGCACCACGTCCGGCCGCAGCCGCCGCGCCTGCTCGACCGCCTCGACGCCGTCGGCGGCCTCGCCGACCACCGCGATCCCCGGCTGAGCGGCGAGCAGCATGCGCAGACCGCTGCGGGTCACCTCGTCGTCGTCCGCGATCAGGAGGGTGACAGGAGGAAGGGCAGCGTCGGTCATGCCGACAACCGGACGGGCAGCCGGACCGCCAGCCGCCAGTGCGCCGCCCCGTCCGGACCGGCCTCCGGGCCGGCCGCGAACTCCCCGTGCAGCAGCCGCACCCGCTCGGCCAGCCCGGGCAGACCGTGCCCGGAGGTCGGGAACGCCCGCGAGCCGGCACCAGCGGACCCCACCCGGTTGACCACGCCGATCTCCAGCCCGTCCCGCGACGCCGCCACCCGGACCTCGATCGGGCCGCCCGTCCCGTGCCGCAGCGCGTTGGTCAGCCCCTCCTGGATGATCCGGTACGCCGCCCGCGAGAGGGTGCCCTGCACCTGCGTCAACTCGCCCGACAGCTGCGGCTCGACCACCGCGCCCGCGTGCCGCAGCCGGTCGAGCAGTTCGGGCAGGTCGGCCAGGGTCCGGGTCGGCGCGGTGCCCGGCTCCTCCTCGCGCAGCACGCCCAGCACGTAGTCCAGGTCCTCCAGGGCGGCCCGGGTCGACTCCTCGATGCTGCGCAGGGCGGCCCGCGCTGCCGCCGGGTCGGCGGCTAGCACCTCGCCCGCCACGGCGGCCTGGATCGTGGCCGCCGTCAGCGTGTGCCCGATCGAGTCGTGCAACTCGTGGGCCAGCCGGTTGCGTTCGGCCAGCTGCTGTTCCCGCTCGGCGGCCAGTGCGAGCCGCTCGGCCGAGGACGGCCCGAGCAGCGGTGCTGCCAGCCGGCGCAGCGCGCCCGCAACCACCGCGCAGACCACGGGTACGAGCAGCAGGAAGACGATCCCCACCACCCAGCTCCAGGCGCCTGTCAGCCGGAACGACCCACCGCTCCAGCTCAGCCGAGCCTCACCCGAGAGCCAGTTCCCCGGCAGGCTCACGCCCAGCCCGAGCAGCACCATGCTCGCCAGGCCCCCCGCCCACCCCAGCGCGACGTGCAGCACCAGCCACAGGGGGGTCCGCCAGCGGTCGGCGGCCGACGGCACCGAACCGGCCACCGGCGGACGGCGGACGGTCACCACCTCCGGCAGCGGCACCCGCAACAGCCGACGGGCACCGGCGACCAGCAGCCGCCGGGTGCCGCGGAACAGCCCGATCACGGCGATCAGCAGCGCCCAGACCACCAGGGTCAGCACGGCCCGGACCCCGTACGGACCCGACCGCCAGGCCAGCGCCGGCGCCATCGCCAAGGGCAGCAGCGGCACAGCAACCAGCGCGCCGGCAGCGGCGAACAGCACGCCCGTGTAGGTCGAGCCGCGCAGCAGCGGCCGGATTCCCCTGATCATGATCGCCAGTATGACGGGGCGGCACACCGGCGCCCTCCCCCGATCGGGGGAGGACCGGCTCCCGCCTTCCCGCGATGCGCACCAGCGCCCCAGGACGCCAAGATCGTCTCCAGGTCAGGTGACGAGAGGACAGCCGATGTACACGCAGGAGATCGACATGCCGACGGTGGTACCGAGCCCGGTCCGTGCGAGCGAACGGAACGGTCCGGCCGTGGCCGCCCTGGTGGTGGGCATCGTCAGCATGATCAGCTCGATCGTCTTCGTCGGCGGCGTGTTCGGGCTCGTCGGCCTGGTCCTGGGCACCGTCGCCCTGGCCAGGGCCCGGCGCAGCGGCGTCGGCAGGGGCCTGGCCGTCACCGGTCTGGTGACCTCGTTCCTCGCGATCCTGGTGTCCGTGCTGCTCGCGTTCTTCGCGGTCTGGTACGCCGACAGGACGCAGAAGTGCTACCAGCCCGACAGCTTCCGGCAGTACACCCAGTGCGTGCACCAGCAGCTCTCCGGTCACTGACCGGCAGCCCGGGGGGGCTTGGCCGGGGCCGGACCGCTGTGCGGTAGGGTCCGCTCCGAGTACAAACGGGGGGCTTTTGTGGGTATTGCGGACGAATGGCTCTCGCCTGGGCTGCCGGAGCTGACGAAGGCTCAGCGCGGGCAGCTGGCCCAGGTCGGGTTCGACCTGAAGCGCCTCTACGGGCTGAGCCGCAGCACGTACGGCGTCTCGCAGGTGCGCAGCGTGCTGCGCTGCTTCACCGACGCGTGCCCGGGCGAGCGGCCCACCGTCGCGGACGTGGCCCGGGTCGGCGAGGTGTGGCGGCTGGCGAGCGACAAGCCCGCGACGATCCTGCGCAGGGAGCTGACCCGGCACGGACTCGACCACCTGGACGCCCGGACCGAGGCCAAGGCCAAGGCCGAGGAGCAGCAGTACCGGCTGCGCACCCCGGTGCGGGCCGCGGTGGGCTGGGCGGTGGTGCTGCTGCTGGTCGTCCTGCAGGCGGTGCTGGGCATCCTGGACCTGGGCATCGGGATGGTGATCGGCGGCCTCGCACTGGTCGTCGGCTGGTTCCTGGCGGTGCGCCGGCTGGTCTACGGCCGGCGCAGCGCGCCGCGCGCGGTGAAGGTGACCTACGTGCTGGGCGCGCTCGCGCTCTGCTACGCGACCGCCTCCACCGGGGCCGTGGCGGTGATGGTGCTCGGCTCCCGCGGGGTCGCGCACATCGCCTACGAGGAGACCGACACCGGCAGCCACAACACCTCGTACAAGCAGTGCTACGTGGAGCTGCCCGACAACTACACCGAGGCGCTGCGCACCACCGGCTCCTGCCCGGCGCCCGACGGCG from Kitasatospora sp. NBC_01250 includes these protein-coding regions:
- a CDS encoding response regulator transcription factor; the encoded protein is MTDAALPPVTLLIADDDEVTRSGLRMLLAAQPGIAVVGEAADGVEAVEQARRLRPDVVLMDVRMPRLNGLEATRQLLTSDDLPDPPKIVVITTFENDGYVTAALSAGASGFVLKRRPVREIAEAVRVVAAGEAILFPAALRRMVAARPLGSAAALPNAALTGREEEVLRLMATGRSNPEIADSLTVSLETVKTHVGNVLTKLGAQNRTHAVVIAYESGLVVPGFAG
- a CDS encoding sensor histidine kinase: MIRGIRPLLRGSTYTGVLFAAAGALVAVPLLPLAMAPALAWRSGPYGVRAVLTLVVWALLIAVIGLFRGTRRLLVAGARRLLRVPLPEVVTVRRPPVAGSVPSAADRWRTPLWLVLHVALGWAGGLASMVLLGLGVSLPGNWLSGEARLSWSGGSFRLTGAWSWVVGIVFLLLVPVVCAVVAGALRRLAAPLLGPSSAERLALAAEREQQLAERNRLAHELHDSIGHTLTAATIQAAVAGEVLAADPAAARAALRSIEESTRAALEDLDYVLGVLREEEPGTAPTRTLADLPELLDRLRHAGAVVEPQLSGELTQVQGTLSRAAYRIIQEGLTNALRHGTGGPIEVRVAASRDGLEIGVVNRVGSAGAGSRAFPTSGHGLPGLAERVRLLHGEFAAGPEAGPDGAAHWRLAVRLPVRLSA
- a CDS encoding DUF4190 domain-containing protein yields the protein MYTQEIDMPTVVPSPVRASERNGPAVAALVVGIVSMISSIVFVGGVFGLVGLVLGTVALARARRSGVGRGLAVTGLVTSFLAILVSVLLAFFAVWYADRTQKCYQPDSFRQYTQCVHQQLSGH